GAGCCCGCCTGTTTTTTCGCTCGCGGATCCGAGATGTCGTCCGAGAGGCTTCGTCTCCCCGAATTCTGTGGGCGTGCGTCGACAGGGCAGATTAGATTTGGTATCGCGATATACGATTTATCTGCCCGAGATGCTAACGGAGGTTCCGTCGGAATTCGTCGGACAGAATGCTGCGGACCGGCCGAGAACGGACTTATTCGGCGAACTCGGCGACCGACTCGAACGAATCGTCGGCGAGCGCCCCGGCGAGGGCGGGCACGTCGACCTCGTCGACGTGACTGGGGTACTTGCGGGCGAAGTAGCCGACGAGGTTCTCCACGTCGCGTTCGAGGAGTTCGCGGGCGTTCTCGTGGTCGGTGGGGACGGCCTGTGGCCAGTCGAAGACGACGACGCCCTCTTCGGTGACGAAGACGTTGTACTCGCTCATGTCGGCGTGGACGTACCCCTCGGCGTAGGCGGTCGCCATCTCCGCGAGGATCAGCTCCATGACGGGGATCACCTGGGCGTCGGTGAGCTTCGTCCGGGAGAGCTCGACGCCGTCGACTTTCTCCATGACGAGGGCGTGGCGGTTGTGGTCGACCGGCTGGGGGACCGACACGTCGGGGTACAGCGATTCGAGGGCGTCGTACTCGCGCTCGGCGGCCTTGCGCGCGGTGTACTGCCAGGAGACGTGGTCCCGATCCGAGGTGTA
The window above is part of the Halosimplex rubrum genome. Proteins encoded here:
- a CDS encoding serine/threonine-protein kinase RIO2 — translated: MVQNVASVIADLEAEDFYLLSGVEQGMRFSEYVDRETLPEYTRLSAEDVDYRLDRCEDRGLVERKTIQYEGFKLTFEGYDALALHTFAERETFDGVGAPLGVGKESDVYEVRSYRPLALKYHREGYTNFREVMKERDYTSDRDHVSWQYTARKAAEREYDALESLYPDVSVPQPVDHNRHALVMEKVDGVELSRTKLTDAQVIPVMELILAEMATAYAEGYVHADMSEYNVFVTEEGVVVFDWPQAVPTDHENARELLERDVENLVGYFARKYPSHVDEVDVPALAGALADDSFESVAEFAE